In the genome of Mercurialis annua linkage group LG8, ddMerAnnu1.2, whole genome shotgun sequence, the window CCACCAAGAATGCTGACCTTTGAAATGGTTGATTATGACCTTGGCTGCCAGATCCTGAAGACAAAACCGTTTCTTGAGAGGAAGCAGAAGGCCCAGATGATGAAGGGAAATGACCATTGCGGCCGCTAGGCTCAGAGTCCATGGATGGAAACAAGGACCACGGAGAAAAATCCAAAAACCTTTGCTGATTATTCAGTGTGGAGCTATGATTAGAAAGCCAGGTGGGTACAGGCAAAGAATGAATATTTGAACTGGGACTGACCCTATTAGAAGAAACACTGGACGGCGAGCTAATGTTGCCAGTAGCCAAACTCCAACCTGATGGATCTTGTCCCATGTTTCTCATCTCAGTTACAGGCATAAACATGGAATGCTCTATGTTGTTTCTTGAGATGCTTCTTAAACTCGCCTCATCATGTAATGCAGCACCTCTTTCTCCAGGAATATGAGAACTAGATGAATGCCTAGCTCTTGAAGTGGAAGATCCATACCAAGGGAAAAGATATGTGTTTCTAGATGAAGCAGAAGCATGCATGGCATGAGGTGGTCCCTGagaagcacttggatttgttgctgGTGTTGTTCTAAAGTCCAAAGGATCACTAAGTGGGACAGGTCTAAGAGACTGGTGCATTGGCCAAAAATTAGGACGCCTAGCACCACCAGGCGTTGAAAAATTTAATGCTAGAGGTTCCTGTTGATGACTGGAATTTACCCTCTGACGGAAATCTCTCGAGGGGTCTGCATTTCCAGTTACATCATAACTGGTTCTTGTATTTGACTGTTCAGGAGGGCTAACACTGAGAGAATTCCATGACGGCGGAGATAAACTTAAGCTACTTGAAGCATTACGATTGGTACCTGTATTCCATGCACTGTGTTCGGGATGCGGAAAGCAACTTGAACTTCCACCTGGATAAGAATGTCCAGAAGTACCTTCAAGGGATTTTCTCTTGCAGGACAAACCCCAACCTCCTATAGAGGAACCAGGACCACCATCAGTTTCATCCGTCATAAAACCATAACTTTCAGATGTACCGACATTATTATTTGAAGTACCGGGAGACACCCGCTCAAAATTTAATCCTCTGGAATTGAAATGATTAGAGCCTAAAATATTCCCCATACCATGTCGGCCATTACTACTGTCACCCACATACCCTCTGGTCGGATTTGGATTTGACAGGACAGTGCTAGAGCTGGAACCCTGCAAAAGTACTTGCCCATTCCTACCCTCACTGCCACTGATGCCAATGCTAACTCTCCCCGGCATAAAAATGTCATTTGTTTCAAATCGCCTTTCGTCTGACCTTGGAACAGCCACAGTATGAGGATTGAATGAAGAAGGCCGTCTTTCTTCCATTTTCATACTATCATCTAAGGCCTGATTTTGAAGATTCATCCTAGAGCTAGATTCACCCAAGGACCATCCGTTAAGGCTCTGAACATCATGAGTAATAGCATTTACACATGATGCCTCATCGTAAGAGACAGCATCATTTGACAACCTGTTTTCAACTGGATTTAGCATGTTATTCATAGAAGATTGCTGACTCATCCCAACACTATTTGGAACAGATCGCTGCTCCATGCCGATGGTTTCAGGGAAGGAATCACTGGCACTGTATTGCCTTTGCATAGAACCAGTCTGTACCACCTAATAAAATGGTTAAAGTTCTATATAGTACTACCAGAATCCAGTAGAAGTGGCGCCTTGCGTGAACACATACGAGAACACCTGAAAGCATGCAAACAAACAAAGACAATAATTATGAACTCAAACAGGTCGCTGGAGGACCAAGAAACAACACCACGTCGTGACGGTTTTAATTAAAAGCAAAAGAGGAAGTATAATATACCAGGCAAATTGGAGAAAATGAATGACCCCTAAAAAACAGCCAAGTTCTTCACTCCAAAATGAACTCCCACATCAGTACCAGTAAGTAATCTGCTTGCATTCAAGCCAGACCCCAATTAAGACTTCAATTGTAACCAAAGAAAAGGGAAAAGGCGCAACTTATGactgtcaaaatttaaaatattaaatgaaaaaatcacTTTTAGCAGCAGGGGACGAGTTCAGATAGGATCAGAAAACAGAAAACCAAATTCACACCGCTAAACAAGAATAACATAATCTGGTCTTCGCAGTAAAAATGTTATCGGCATCTTATTTCTTACTACAGTCTATCATACTAACACTTGCATCTGTGCCACATCCCTTATAAAGGACAGAAATAAATTCACTTATTTAAGATTGTTTTTATACAAAAGCAAAATTCCAGCAGAATGCATGCCTTAATTTACCACATTGCATAGTACTTAAAAAAACTCACATCAAAGCTCTTGCACTAAAGCTATCTAACTTTATCAAAACAACCTCATCTGATGAGGCGTATATGCTTATTTACTACAGTTgagttattattattaaaccCACTGCATGAACTTAATTGTTTTCTACTCGTTTATTTTAGCTCTTCTAGTACAAGAACTCCTCTAATAAAATTCGTAGAAGAACTGCCAAGTGCAGAGCGTATGTAAGCATCTTTCACCAAATTCTCTACTCCAACACTAAACCGGAATGGTTTCAATGTTTACAAAACTCCAATGCCAAGCATTAGCAATCGTATTAGACATATGAGATCACCTATTGGGATTGcactataaaataatattagaaaCTATCACAAAATTTCAAGCCATATCTAGTGCATCCTGCCTAATCGCTATAGCTAAAATTGATGCAAAACGATCCTTTCAAATTTGCATCAAATATAATGTGGTTTGGTTTTAAGTGTTAGGATTTcaccaaattaaccaaaattttgACTCCCTCAAAACAATTAGAACCAATCAACCAAACCCATAGTAATTCAAATACATATATTCacataattaaattcaaaattcgaAAACAAAGCTACAAACTTTCTGAAAAATTCAAACTACCCAATTCAATATTGTATTGTATTagcttaaaaaaatcaaatcaaacaattttaaaaaataaaaaacttaagctgccaaatataaaataaaattacatatataaaaCTCTGACATAGGTCTGTCCGATCCAATCCAATCTCTAACAATTgcaataattaaacattaaaaaaagcaggaaaaaaatcaattaaacaagcatattattaaattcaccaaattaaactcaaaaatatgattaaattaaataaaaattgaagattAAGAGAAATACCTGCAAAATGAGGATCGATTATGAAGATCAAATTAGGCACAGAAAACACAAAGGAAAAACTGTAGCAgcttcaatttaaattaatttaatttacgtttttCGGTAATTCTGGTATTTTCAGTTACTTATTTTTTTGCAGAGAGGAAGAACAAATTGGCGAAATATaatcagaaaaaaaattgacaaataaaGACTGAGGATGAGAAATTAGAGATTAAAAGATTgagggagagagagagagagtaatGTGCGTTATGAATGtaagaacaataattaatattttatttaattttaattaagttaatacTAATTGTgagattaatttattattaattgctaATGTGTGTGTGGAGATGaatgtggtggtggtggtgatgtTTTGGGTCTTTTTGTGTGGATGGGCTGCCTGTCATGTATTTTCATGGGGTCCAATTGTATTCTGAGCAAATTACTATAAGACCcttcatatttattataatttatattttagtaccTCTTATTGGGTCCTCTTGCGTGAAAAACAAACGATATGAtttctcacttttatttttattccatttttggtgttagtcaacaaTGTTAGATGTTTTTGTGTTCAATCCAATATCTCgtcaatttctaaaaaaataacaaaatttttgTAGATTCGAGACTCTTAATAAAAccatatattaatatttttatatttgtccGTTTTGAAGTAACTAAGAAATTACTCTAATAAACAATAACATATATCTCTGAAAAATAATCATCCAGCAGAgttagtataaaaaaattataaatagaaaagGTTGACACATCATATAATGATACACGTTTCttcaaattaatataaagaAGACTTTGATTTGAGCTTATAACTACGTTCGTTTATACAATATGCTAATTATGTATTTGCATAAAATTATACAATGAAAagcaaaattaacttttaatacATAGATTATTATCACATTTGAACAAAAATTAGATATATgatattcaaattattttcttattcattGGGTATGAAAATTGTGTGGATGTCTTGAGATCCCATGAATAGACTTTTTGGTCATTTGGGAGGTAATGTGTGTAATTTTATGGGCCAAAGATACCTCAATTTCACCACATGTGCTGCCTGCTGCACCATATCCATTCCCCAAATTAAGGATAGACATTTAACTAATGgctgaatatatatttttgtacctaaacttaatcattttattcatttatacACTTCAGCTTATATTACAACTATTTACACATTTAAATTTAGCTAGCACCAATAGCTGAAATTGATCAATGCAAGAAAACTAGGGAATGTTGTTGTTTGTGATGTCAAACTTACTAATGTAAATGAAAGGAATGTTTAATATGTCAAAATTTTatagaacaaagggtcaacgcgccccctaaacttgtaacatggggtcatctaacccaatttatacttttttgagcaattaaccccaaaactcttcaattttgggtcaaataacccataattatatttttaaaaggtgtaaaatataaatcagaggCGATGGATGCAAAAAGGTAATTAGAtatttccctaattgttgcgatataattattctaaatccattttttaaaataaaattataaattatggggttatttgaccctaaaatgaagagtttgggggttagttgctcaaaaaagtataaattgggttagatgatcccgtgtcataagttcagggggcgcattgaccctttgttcaaattttatatatcgagatgttggattttttttaaaaaaaaagacttaTTGAAGGTCAAGAAAAtatcaacatttaaaattttgatagtGTTCAACTAGGTAactgtttttcaatttttcatttgACCCTTTTtactaataataaatatttcattaatAGGAAATATATAAGtacaatttgattaaatttacttaaattatttttattttttaatcacgTTTGACAAAACCCCGTAACCTTCCAACTCATCCATTCGCTCAGTTTACTTAATGATTATTTCAAATTACAAATcgacaattttttatttgaatgaattttagtgagagaatattataattaacagtATTTTAGATCTCCTTTTCACcgattaataaaaatattatcaattacataaaatattatcaattatTTACAAAGAGAAACATAGaatccacaaataaaaaaataaatcaaaaaatattatcaaatatttCCATTTGATTTTTTGGTGCTATTTTTGTTATCATTTATACatctgaaattataatttttttcaaaaaagaaaatcaaatatttatcaaaaacccATTGGGCTTTTGCACCCTTGCTCATAAGGCCTTAAATCCAAAATCATTGGGCTTTTTCTCATTCCTCTTTAAGACAATACAGTCACGTGCCACAAAAAGAAGAAACTTCTATTCAGACACGTGTACCTCTTTTTCGACCTCTCCGTAGATTCCCAACAATTCTGACACACACTCAACAATTTCCCAGAAACTCTCTGACAATGGAATCAAAGAAATTGGCGGCTTTGATTACGTCACTCATCTCCgatctcctcctcctcctcctcctctctCCGACCACCGACTCCATTGATTCAGAttacaatttcaatttcaattgctATGCAAATCTTATTTACTCCCAAGAAATGGCTGCTTCTCTTTCAATTCTGAATCTTTCCAAGAAAAGAAAACGAACCCATCTCTCAGAATTTGATTCTGACGCAACTTATCTCGGTAAAAAACCTAAACTCGGAAATCGACTCACTGAGTTATACCGTGTTGCTCATACTCCAGACATGTTCAGAACTTTCTTCAAAATGAAAGCTTCCACCTTTGAATGGCTTTCTGGTTTACTCGAACCTTTACTTGACTGCCGTGACCCAATCGGTTCACGGTTAAATCTGTCGGCTGAGTTAAGGTTAGGTGTCGGTCTGTTCAGATTAGCAACCGGGTCGAATTACTCTGAAATTGCTGACAGATTTGGGGTTACCGAGTCAGTGACTCGGTTTTGTGTAAAGCAATTATGCCGTGTGTTATGCACTAATTTTCGATTCTGGGTCGCATTTCCTTCTGCTACTGAGTTAAAATCCGTGTCAAACGAGTTCGAAAAGCTTACAGGAATGCCGAATTGCTGTGGTGTTATAGACTGTACAAGATTTCAAATCGATGGTGATCATGATGATTATA includes:
- the LOC126659820 gene encoding uncharacterized protein LOC126659820 isoform X2 produces the protein MESKKLAALITSLISDLLLLLLLSPTTDSIDSDYNFNFNCYANLIYSQEMAASLSILNLSKKRKRTHLSEFDSDATYLGKKPKLGNRLTELYRVAHTPDMFRTFFKMKASTFEWLSGLLEPLLDCRDPIGSRLNLSAELRLGVGLFRLATGSNYSEIADRFGVTESVTRFCVKQLCRVLCTNFRFWVAFPSATELKSVSNEFEKLTGMPNCCGVIDCTRFQIDGDHDDYSVAAQIVVDSSSRILSIVTGFRGEKDEERFNCAIDEMHLSSLRAICSLKNWGVLSKPIEEELKTGVAVIGACSILHNALLMRGDDSALLDLDDCSVLDHQEHYVDGEMEEIKVDKKAFDIRNALVTRVIELNKS
- the LOC126660486 gene encoding E3 ubiquitin-protein ligase MBR2-like isoform X1; protein product: MQRQYSASDSFPETIGMEQRSVPNSVGMSQQSSMNNMLNPVENRLSNDAVSYDEASCVNAITHDVQSLNGWSLGESSSRMNLQNQALDDSMKMEERRPSSFNPHTVAVPRSDERRFETNDIFMPGRVSIGISGSEGRNGQVLLQGSSSSTVLSNPNPTRGYVGDSSNGRHGMGNILGSNHFNSRGLNFERVSPGTSNNNVGTSESYGFMTDETDGGPGSSIGGWGLSCKRKSLEGTSGHSYPGGSSSCFPHPEHSAWNTGTNRNASSSLSLSPPSWNSLSVSPPEQSNTRTSYDVTGNADPSRDFRQRVNSSHQQEPLALNFSTPGGARRPNFWPMHQSLRPVPLSDPLDFRTTPATNPSASQGPPHAMHASASSRNTYLFPWYGSSTSRARHSSSSHIPGERGAALHDEASLRSISRNNIEHSMFMPVTEMRNMGQDPSGWSLATGNISSPSSVSSNRVSPSSNIHSLPVPTWLSNHSSTLNNQQRFLDFSPWSLFPSMDSEPSGRNGHFPSSSGPSASSQETVLSSGSGSQGHNQPFQRSAFLVEGQSDDVLGMPRSLRALAADIEGRHQLISEVRQVLNAMRRGENLRMEDYMLFDPFTHHSMAEMHDRHRDMRLDVDNMSYEELLALEERIGDVNTGLNEGTILKLLKQQKYAAMTAETADIEPCSICQEVYKDGDDFGRLDCGHDFHTNCIKQWLALKNICPICKMTALPT
- the LOC126659820 gene encoding protein ANTAGONIST OF LIKE HETEROCHROMATIN PROTEIN 1-like isoform X1, encoding MESKKLAALITSLISDLLLLLLLSPTTDSIDSDYNFNFNCYANLIYSQEMAASLSILNLSKKRKRTHLSEFDSDATYLGKKPKLGNRLTELYRVAHTPDMFRTFFKMKASTFEWLSGLLEPLLDCRDPIGSRLNLSAELRLGVGLFRLATGSNYSEIADRFGVTESVTRFCVKQLCRVLCTNFRFWVAFPSATELKSVSNEFEKLTGMPNCCGVIDCTRFQIDGDHDDYSVAAQIVVDSSSRILSIVTGFRGEKGSSRALKSTTLYKDIESGKLLNSSSVSVNGVSVNQYLIGKKYPLLPWLMVPFLDALPNSDEERFNCAIDEMHLSSLRAICSLKNWGVLSKPIEEELKTGVAVIGACSILHNALLMRGDDSALLDLDDCSVLDHQEHYVDGEMEEIKVDKKAFDIRNALVTRVIELNKS
- the LOC126660486 gene encoding E3 ubiquitin-protein ligase MBR2-like isoform X3: MQRQYSASDSFPETIGMEQRSVPNSVGMSQQSSMNNMLNPVENRLSNDAVSYDEASCVNAITHDVQSLNGWSLGESSSRMNLQNQALDDSMKMEERRPSSFNPHTVAVPRSDERRFETNDIFMPGRVSIGISGSEGRNGQVLLQGSSSSTVLSNPNPTRGYVGDSSNGRHGMGNILGSNHFNSRGLNFERVSPGTSNNNVGTSESYGFMTDETDGGPGSSIGGWGLSCKRKSLEGTSGHSYPGGSSSCFPHPEHSAWNTGTNRNASSSLSLSPPSWNSLSVSPPEQSNTRTSYDVTGNADPSRDFRQRVNSSHQQEPLALNFSTPGGARRPNFWPMHQSLRPVPLSDPLDFRTTPATNPSASQGPPHAMHASASSRNTYLFPWYGSSTSRARHSSSSHIPGERGAALHDEASLRSISRNNIEHSMFMPVTEMRNMGQDPSGWSLATGNISSPSSVSSNRVSPSSNIHSLPVPTWLSNHSSTLNNQQRFLDFSPWSLFPSMDSEPSGRNGHFPSSSGPSASSQETVLSSGSGSQGHNQPFQRSAFLVEGQSDDVLGMPRSLRALAADIEGRHQLISEVRQVLNAMRRGENLRMEDYMLFDPFTHHSMAEMHDRHRDMRLDVDNMSYEELLALEERIGDVNTGLNEGTILKLLKQQKYAAMTAETADIEPCSICQEEQ
- the LOC126660486 gene encoding E3 ubiquitin-protein ligase MBR2-like isoform X2 is translated as MQRQYSASDSFPETIGMEQRSVPNSVGMSQQSSMNNMLNPVENRLSNDAVSYDEASCVNAITHDVQSLNGWSLGESSSRMNLQNQALDDSMKMEERRPSSFNPHTVAVPRSDERRFETNDIFMPGRVSIGISGSEGRNGQVLLQGSSSSTVLSNPNPTRGYVGDSSNGRHGMGNILGSNHFNSRGLNFERVSPGTSNNNVGTSESYGFMTDETDGGPGSSIGGWGLSCKRKSLEGTSGHSYPGGSSSCFPHPEHSAWNTGTNRNASSSLSLSPPSWNSLSVSPPEQSNTRTSYDVTGNADPSRDFRQRVNSSHQQEPLALNFSTPGGARRPNFWPMHQSLRPVPLSDPLDFRTTPATNPSASQGPPHAMHASASSRNTYLFPWYGSSTSRARHSSSSHIPGERGAALHDEASLRSISRNNIEHSMFMPVTEMRNMGQDPSGWSLATGNISSPSSVSSNRQRFLDFSPWSLFPSMDSEPSGRNGHFPSSSGPSASSQETVLSSGSGSQGHNQPFQRSAFLVEGQSDDVLGMPRSLRALAADIEGRHQLISEVRQVLNAMRRGENLRMEDYMLFDPFTHHSMAEMHDRHRDMRLDVDNMSYEELLALEERIGDVNTGLNEGTILKLLKQQKYAAMTAETADIEPCSICQEVYKDGDDFGRLDCGHDFHTNCIKQWLALKNICPICKMTALPT